TGCAGTGGGTGATTACTGCCTCCTGCACGCTACTTAACCCTTTCTTGATCGCGTCTTCTATCGGCTTCTGTTTTATGATGCTTTCTCCTTTCTCGGCCATTACTTTACCTAATGCTTCATGGACTACCTTCTCTATTACTTCCGTTGTTacttctttcttcttgtttgCTTCTTTAATCTCCTTCatctctttttccattttttctaaTTGTAATCTCATCTGCACTTGTTGTGTTTGTAGGTATTTCCTATTTTTGTTCTCGATTTCTTTTTGCTCCATTATTGCGTTGAGTATTTTTTCCATATCCGCCTCTCTTTTCCTGTTTTCTTCTGCCAAAATTAGTTGAATTTCGTTTTCTCTTTGACTGGCCTGGGTGTTAGCTTGGTTACTTCTAGTCACTTCCAGTACTTGTTCCAGCTTTCTTATTTTGGCTATCAGTCTTTTTGTGACGCCGGTGTAAAATTCGTCAGTTTTCCTCGTTTTCTGGGTGGCTCTTTTCCCTTGCTTACTGTCTTGGTAATAACGCTGTA
This Vigna radiata var. radiata cultivar VC1973A unplaced genomic scaffold, Vradiata_ver6 scaffold_2579, whole genome shotgun sequence DNA region includes the following protein-coding sequences:
- the LOC111240873 gene encoding uncharacterized protein LOC111240873, with product MEAQEELKRKRTRDQDAEEEAKRIKENEDVEDIVYLDPADDPLDISNLSRRTSTTSLQDFFSPQIREEENDVEFDVAAAEWARVQSLQEELQRYYQDSKQGKRATQKTRKTDEFYTGVTKRLIAKIRKLEQVLEVTRSNQANTQASQRENEIQLILAEENRKREADMEKILNAIMEQKEIENKNRKYLQTQQVQMRLQLEKMEKEMKEIKEANKKKEVTTEVIEKVVHEALGKVMAEKGESIIKQKPIEDAIKKGLSSVQEAVITHCKRLEGPWETVEKKRQKKGPKTTHEKIEEQIKAPSPDTIRMVVKSKKATRGEKVVKEIQDTAEPIRGNLKVKKM